Sequence from the Exiguobacterium aurantiacum genome:
CCGCCGTTCGAAGAGACGATCGGGCACGTGAGGCCGACCTCATCAAGGATTTCTTTCGCATTGAAGTAATTGCGTCCCGTCGCAATCGCAAAGCGAATCCCTTGCGCTTCTGCCGCACGGACGACTTCTGCCGTCTCGGGTGCGATTTTCGTGTGGTTGTGCAAGATCGTGCCGTCCATATCAGATACGAACAATTTATACGTTGTCATCAACATCCACTCCTCTTTTTCTGTTTCGCTTATAACTATAACAAAAAGAGAGGCCATCGGAATAATCCGACACCTCCCTTCACGAATCTTTAACCTTCTTTCGCGAGCGCTTTGATCTGTTCATGGACGCTCTTGATGCAGTCCGGCATGCCAATCCCGTCATAGGCGATGCCCGCGAGCAGGATGCCCGGATAGACGCGGCCCATCTCGGCGCGGAGTGCGCGGACCCGGTCGGAATGGAAGACGGCGTAGGGTGGTAACCCGTCCCGGAGCCGGCTGACGACCGTCTCGATTGGCGATGCTTTAATCGTCATCAACCCGCCAAGGTCACGTAGCGCCGTCGCGACAATCTCCTCATCGGACGCATCGACGATGTCGTCGGCGCCCGGCCGTCCGAGAAAGACGCGTAGCACGTGATACCCTTCCGGCACGGCGTGCGGCCATTTTTGGTCGATGAACGTGCACGCCGTAATCGTCACGCCCGCCTCTTGGCTCGTGACAAAGCCCGTCCCGACGAACGGCAGCTTGATATCGCCTTGTTTAAACACGAGCGAACACGTCGCTGTCGCGTGCGGTTTCATATCCGCGAGAAAATCGCTGTCGACTTTCGGCAAGAACTGACGAATGAGCCGAGGCGGAACCGTCAAGATGAGATGATCGGACTCGATATCGCCACGGTTCGTGAGCAGGCGATAGCCGCCCTCAATCTCCTCAACTTGCTCGACCGAACAGTTCAAGACGATTTCAGTGCGCTCTAGCCGTTCGGCAAGGCGATCGGTGAGCGATTTCAACCCTCGTTTGAGCGAGGCGAACTGTCCGACTTTCTTGGCGCCGACTTCCGCAACCCGCTGTTCGGGGCGCAAGTGACGCATCCCTTCATACAAGTTCCCGTACTTCTTCTCGCCTTCGATAAATTGGGGAAACGTCGACAAAGCGCTCATCTTGTCGATGTCTCCCGCATAAATCCCGGAGAGAAGCGGTTCGATCAGCCGATCGACGATCGGGTCACCGACCCGTTCCCGCAAGTACAGTCCAAGCGAGACGTCCGTCTTCGGGGCTTCGACGTCCGGGGGGGACAATAACATCGTCCGAAGCGCGGCATGCTCTTCCTCCGATAGGAGCGTCGTGTCCTTGAACGCATCGACGTCGAGCGGGATGCCCATGACCGTCTGCTTCGGAATCGGATGCAGCCCGTCATGATGGAGCACATACGCTTGACCGACACCGTTCCGGACGATCTCATCGCCGAGACCGACGTCATGAATCAAGTCCGTCATCGCCGTCTTGCGGAACACATACGAGTCCGGACCCCGTTCGACTGCAAATTCCCCAGTCTCGAACGTGTCGATTTTCCCGCCTAAGCGGCCGCTCGTCTCGACGAGCTTGATTGTGACGTCTTCTGGCAAATAGCGTTCGGCATAAAAAGCGGCGGTGAGACCTGTGATCCCACCACCGACAATCGTTACATTACGCATGATGTACAATCACGCTTTCCATGCGATCGGCGATGGCTTCAATGAAGCTCCGCTCCGCGTTTGGCATGTTAGGGCGCGCGTAGTGAACGCCGAGGCGGTCACAGACGACTTTACATTCCACGTCGTTATCGAAGAGCACCTCGAGGTGATCCGCGACGAATCCGACCGGCGTGTAAACGAACGCTTCATAACCATGCTTTTCATAAAGTTCAGCCGTCAAATCTTGGACGTCCGGTCCGATCCACGGGTCAGGCGTATTGCCTTCCGACTGCCAACCAACCTCATAGTTCGGTACACCCGCCGCTTGGGCGATTTTGTCCGCCGTCTCTTTCAATTGATCCGGATACGGGTCGCCGCCTGCCAAAATTTTCTCTGGGAGACTGTGCGCCGAGACGATCAAGCAAGCTTTCTCAGCCGGTACCGGCAAGTTCGCGAACGTCGCTTTGATGGCTTCCGCCCACCAGTTGATGAATTTCGGCTCATCGTACCATGATTCAACCGAACGAATCTCGATGCCGAACTTCGCAGCTTCTTCATGCGCCCGGCCGTTGTACGACTTGACGCTATATGACGAGTAATGCGGGGCCAATACGACCGACACCGCTTCTTTGATGCCGTCGTTCGCCATTTGCGCGACCGCATCTTCTACGAACGGTTCGATATGCTTGAGCCCGATATAGAGCTTGAACTCGATCTCACCCACGTGGCGCTCGTTCAAGATGTCACGGAGCGTCTCCGCTTGGTCGATTGTGATCTTTGCGAGCGGCGACACGCCACCGATGGCCTCATAGCGCTCCGTCAAGTCTTGGAGTGCTTCCGGTGAAGGTTTGCGGCCATAACGGATGTGTGTGTAGTAACGCTCGATATCTTCAGGTTTGTATGGTGTCCCATAAGCCATTACGAGTAATCCGACGGTTTTCATAATGATTTGCCTCCCATTTTTTCACGTGAGTAGTCATGGATAAATGCTGTCAATTTGACGAGAACGGACGGATCGACTTCCGGGAACACCCCATGTCCCAAGTTAAAGACGTATCCAGGTTGTTTCATCCCCTCGTCGAGGATTTCTTTCACTTTTGCTTCGATGACCGGCCACGGGGCCAATAAGAATGATGGATCAAGATTGCCTTGGACCGCTTTCGTGATGCCGCGGTCGCGTGCCTCTTGAATCGATAGTCGCCAGTCGAGTCCGACAACGTCGAGCGGCTGATCTTGCCACTCTTCGACGAGATGGCTCGCTCCGACACCGTGCATGATGAGCGGAATGTCGAGCTTACGCAACTCGGTGAAGATCCGCTCTGTCGTCGGCTTGATATAACGGACATAATCCTTGCGGCTGAGCGTCCCGACCCATGAATCGAACAATTGGAACGCCTGAATGCCGGCCTCGGCTTGTGCCGTCGCATACGTGATGACCATATCGCCAAGCTTCTCCATGAGTGCGTTCCAAACGTCCGGCTCGGCATACATGAGTGCTTTCGTCCGGTGGTAGCTCTTCGATGGGCCGCCTTCAATCATATAACTCGCGAGTGTGAACGGTGCACCCGAGAACCCGATGAGCGGGACTTCAAGGCGTTCCCGAAGCAAGCGGATTGTCTCGAACACGTACGAGATGTCGTCCGGGTTGAGCGGCTTCAAGCGCTCCACGTCTTCCATCGTCCGATACGGGTTATCAATGACCGGACCGATGCCGCTCTTGATTTCCACATCGACGCCCATCGACGGGAGTGGCGTCATAATGTCTTTATACAGAATGGCCGCGTCGACTCCTAGTTGTTTCACCGGGAGCTCTGTCACGTAGGCACACAATTCGGCATCATGGGTGATTTCGAATAGTGTTCTCGTTTTTTTGATCTCACGATATTCTGGTTGGTAGCGCCCGGCTTGGCGCATGTACCAGACGGGCACATAGTCTGTCGCCTCTCCTTTAAACGCCTTCAAAATAGTATCGTTCATACGTCGCGTCATTCCCCTCTATAATTCTCCTACACTCTTCTTCTATAGGTATGTGAACTCAAAAACATTATACAGAAATTAATTAGAATAATGCTAATGTGAAGCATTTTCATTGTGTTTTCTTTGTGTCATTTCTTTGTCGGATACGTGCGGAAGGCCGAATTGAGCTGACCACGAATCAAATCGTCACGCTGTTTCGACGACAGACGTTTCTCACGCTCTTTGATGTCTTGAATCCGCCAACCGTCTTCGAGTTTCGAGGCCACATCAATCAATCGTTCCACATCATGGAAAGAATATTTACGTGAACCGCCCTTTGTCCGTTCTGGAAAGACGAGCCCTTTTGACTCATAATAGCGGACTTGTCGCTCTGAAAGTCCCGTCAGTTCAGTGATGACACCCATCCCTATCACTTTCTTCGACTTATAGTCCATCGCCCGTCCTCCTCCTTCATAAAAAAACTATGTCAGATAATCTGACAAATTGCAATCCAAGTCGAATCATTCGTCATAAACTGAAAACAACTTTTGAATCATCAATCGCAAAAAAAGGAGGAATAGCAACATGGAAGACATCTTATATTATATGGACACGCTGTTCGTACTCATCGCTGCACTGCTCGTCTTGACGATGCAACTAGGATTTGGCTTACTCGAGACAGGGACGCTCCGAGCGAAAAACGCCGGGCACGTCGCAGTCAAACAAATCATCAGCCTCTCTGTGGCGGCACTCGCCTTTTGGGCCGTCGGCTTCGGCCTCTCCTTCGGGGACGGGACACGCTGGTTCGGGACGGAAGGATTCTTCATGAACGGATCGTTCACGAGCCTTGACTGGGCCAACGTCTCGATCGACATCAAATTCTTGTTCCAGTTGTCATTCGTCGCCGTCGCACTCGCCATTGCTTGGGGCGGTTTCGCAGAACGGGCCAAACTTTCCGCTTACGTCTTGTTCGGTATTTTCTTCGTCGCCATCCTTTATCCAATCGTCGCCCGCTCGGTATGGGCCGGCGGACTTCTCGGATCGATGGGCATGCAAGACTTCGCCGGTTCGGCCGTCGTCCACCTCCAAGGCGGAATGGCCGCCCTCATGGCCACGATCATCTTGAAACCACGTCGTAAGACAGAATCGCTCGCCGGTCACAACCACGTCTTGACGGTCGTCGGCGGACTCGTACTCTGGCTCTGCTGGTTCGGTTTCAATGCCGGATCGACGATGTCGGTCGCGGACGGATTCTTCGGTTACGTCGCTCTTACGACGATGCTCGCCACGGCTGCTGGCGCCCTCGGTGCTCTTGCCATCGTCATGATGCATAAGAAGACGGCGGACATCCCGACAATCGTCAACGGTGTGCTCGGGGCACTCGTCGCCATCACCGCTGCCTGTGCCTTCGTCGAACCTTGGGCCGCCGTCGTCATCGGTGCCGTCGCTTCGATTGCCACGTACGGTACGAGCATCCTTATGGCGAAATATGTCGATGATCCGCTCTGTGCTTTCTCGGTACACGGTGTCGCCGGAATCATCGGAACGCTCGCGCTCGGATTCTTCGCCTCGCCTCGCTTGGTCGAAATCACGGGCATCGGTTCGGCCGGCCTCTTCTACGGCGGCGGATTGGGCCAACTCGGCGTTCAAGCGCTCGGCGTCTTGATCGCGATGGTCATTGCCGGTGGCGGTAGCTATGCCTTCTTGAAACTGCTCGACGTCACGATCGGCCTTCGTGTCACGGAAGAACAAGAAGACATCGGCCTCGACATCGCCGAGCACGGTGTATCCGCGTACGGTGAAATCGAGACAGAACCAGAGACACCGGCGCGCCTCCCGAAAATTCTCGGGTCGAGCGTATCGGTCATGTCACCTAAGAAGTAACGACAACAGTCAGGGACACCCAATCCGGGTGTCCCTGTTTCATGTCAATCGGTTCAAATAGTAACGAACGACCAGGTAAGCGAGGCCGAGACCGACGAGCGCATCCCACGTCGCTCCGAACAAGAGCGAGGCAACACCGAGAGCGAGCATTTGCGCGAACAACAACCGCGTCGCCCACCATTTGTACGCCGTGAGTCGCTCGGAACGTGTGATCGGCAACCACGACGCCATCGACACCGTATCGAGCCGCTTGAACAACGGAACGAGTTGCAGTGCCGTCAACCCGACGAAAAGCGGGACGACCAACCCGACGTACCACCCGCCCGAGAGCCACATGACGACGAGCGCGACGGCAGAAAGCCGCAACACGAGGTCGAGTGAATCGTTCGAACGCATGACCCGGAGACCATAGACGTAACGGGCGGCATCGGCCCGTTTCAAGACCGATCGTTCGAGCAGGCTGACGATGAACGACCGTTCCCGCACGTCTTCCCGCATCGCCGGGACATCGACGAACCAGCTGACGACCCGATTGAACTGGGCTTTACTCTTCTCTTCGAGCAACAGCCAGTCGAGTAACGGGATGCGACGGTTGCGTCGCACGTGGAGCAGGATGAACGGGATGAGTGCTGGCACCGGTGTCAACAGCGGCACACCGAACAGGATGAGAAAGCCACTCGCAAGCGCACTCGGCAATACGACGTATTTGATTCCCTCCAGCTTGGCGAGGCGCCCCGCCACCGCAATCAGGACACTCGTCGCGAGGATGGCCCCGACTTCGATCGAGGTGAGCGCCTGCGTGCGGACGAGCAGCGGCAACACGACGAGCATGGCGAGAATCGCACGCACGGCGGCGAAGACGACGTTGAACAGGCGAACGCCGGTCATATACGCCTGCATCTCACCGAGGCGCGGTAATAAGAAGACTTGGTCCGCTTCTTGGATCAACGTCCGGGGACGGTGCCCGAGCGGCAAGAGCAACCAGAGGAGCGCCAAAATCCATTCACTCGGAAAAGCCGGGTCCAAATCCAGCAAAAACTGGTTATACACGAACGCCCCATAGATGAGCGTGAAGTAAAGTGTGAATAGCAGCCCGCCGTTCGCGACGTAGCGGCTGTATTTCACGACGTCTTCCATCCAGACGCCAAATCGTTGTTTGAATACGTTCATCGTTTCCGCTCCTCGGCCTCGATCGCCTCGACATAAATGTCATCGAGCGTGGCGTCCGTACGAAGACCGTATGTCTCGCGCAACTGCGCGGCCGTCCCGGTCGCGATGACCGACCCTTGGTGCAAGAAGACGAAGCGGTCACAGTGACGTTCGGCCGTCTCCAAGATATGCGTCGACATCAAAATAGCGCAGTCTTCCTTATATTCGTCAAACAATCGCAACAATTGGCGAATCGCGAGCGGATCGAGCCCAACGAACGGCTCGTCGACAATTAGGAGCGGCGTCTTCGTCACGAGCGCACAGAGGATCATCGCCTTTTGCCGCATCCCTTTTGAAAAGACGGACGGGAACCAGTCCAATTGTTTCTCCATCCGCATATCCCGGGCCAATCGTTCGGTCCGGGTCTCCATGTCGGAAGCGTCGATGTCATACGCTTTGCCGATCAACGTCAAGTGTTCCCGCAACGTGAGCGTGTCGTATAAAATAGGGGTCTCGGGTATATAACTTATTTTTTTGCGATAATTTTTTTCGGATGAGGTGAGTGTCTCGCTATCGACTTCGACCGATCCCGAAATCGGATCAAGCAATCCTAAAATATGTTTAATCGTTGTCGATTTCCCAGCGCCGTTTAGCCCTATCAGCCCAACGAGCTCACCTTTTTTCACTTCGAACGAAATGTCGTGCAACACTTGTTTACCTATATAACCGCCGTTCAACTGGTCGACGTGCAACATGAAAACTCCACCCCTCATTTTCAACTTTTTTTTGTGATATATGTTTTAAAAGCTGTCACATGGGAATAATCTGAACTGTAAGGCATTTTAAAACTTATTCATTACTTCCATTGTTCCATAAAATTGTTAGTGAGAACAATGGACAAAACAGAAAGGAGAATGTTTTATGGGTTGGATTATCACTTTAATCGTCGGGGGTATCATCGGTTGGTTAGCAGGTCTTATCTTAGGTAAGGATGTACCAGGCGGCGTTATCGGGAACATCATCGCTGGTATCATCGGTGCATGGCTCGGTGGCCTCATCTTCGGAGACTTCGGTCCTGCAGTTGGCGGCATCGCGATTATCCCAGCACTTCTCGGTGCGATTATCTTGATCTTGATCGTATCGTTCGTTATGAAATCAATGAACAAAAAGCGCTAATCCAGTGCTAAACAAACGGGACCCTCGCTGAGGGTCCCGTTTGTTTGTCATGTCAGGATTAAAAAGATGGCTTCTTCCCGCTCGATAAAACGTTTTTCGCTCTCCAAGCGCAAAAATGTGAAAATCG
This genomic interval carries:
- a CDS encoding MerR family transcriptional regulator, encoding MDYKSKKVIGMGVITELTGLSERQVRYYESKGLVFPERTKGGSRKYSFHDVERLIDVASKLEDGWRIQDIKEREKRLSSKQRDDLIRGQLNSAFRTYPTKK
- a CDS encoding ABC transporter ATP-binding protein, whose translation is MLHVDQLNGGYIGKQVLHDISFEVKKGELVGLIGLNGAGKSTTIKHILGLLDPISGSVEVDSETLTSSEKNYRKKISYIPETPILYDTLTLREHLTLIGKAYDIDASDMETRTERLARDMRMEKQLDWFPSVFSKGMRQKAMILCALVTKTPLLIVDEPFVGLDPLAIRQLLRLFDEYKEDCAILMSTHILETAERHCDRFVFLHQGSVIATGTAAQLRETYGLRTDATLDDIYVEAIEAEERKR
- a CDS encoding ABC transporter permease; protein product: MNVFKQRFGVWMEDVVKYSRYVANGGLLFTLYFTLIYGAFVYNQFLLDLDPAFPSEWILALLWLLLPLGHRPRTLIQEADQVFLLPRLGEMQAYMTGVRLFNVVFAAVRAILAMLVVLPLLVRTQALTSIEVGAILATSVLIAVAGRLAKLEGIKYVVLPSALASGFLILFGVPLLTPVPALIPFILLHVRRNRRIPLLDWLLLEEKSKAQFNRVVSWFVDVPAMREDVRERSFIVSLLERSVLKRADAARYVYGLRVMRSNDSLDLVLRLSAVALVVMWLSGGWYVGLVVPLFVGLTALQLVPLFKRLDTVSMASWLPITRSERLTAYKWWATRLLFAQMLALGVASLLFGATWDALVGLGLAYLVVRYYLNRLT
- the hemH gene encoding ferrochelatase produces the protein MKTVGLLVMAYGTPYKPEDIERYYTHIRYGRKPSPEALQDLTERYEAIGGVSPLAKITIDQAETLRDILNERHVGEIEFKLYIGLKHIEPFVEDAVAQMANDGIKEAVSVVLAPHYSSYSVKSYNGRAHEEAAKFGIEIRSVESWYDEPKFINWWAEAIKATFANLPVPAEKACLIVSAHSLPEKILAGGDPYPDQLKETADKIAQAAGVPNYEVGWQSEGNTPDPWIGPDVQDLTAELYEKHGYEAFVYTPVGFVADHLEVLFDNDVECKVVCDRLGVHYARPNMPNAERSFIEAIADRMESVIVHHA
- a CDS encoding GlsB/YeaQ/YmgE family stress response membrane protein; its protein translation is MGWIITLIVGGIIGWLAGLILGKDVPGGVIGNIIAGIIGAWLGGLIFGDFGPAVGGIAIIPALLGAIILILIVSFVMKSMNKKR
- the hemE gene encoding uroporphyrinogen decarboxylase, producing the protein MTRRMNDTILKAFKGEATDYVPVWYMRQAGRYQPEYREIKKTRTLFEITHDAELCAYVTELPVKQLGVDAAILYKDIMTPLPSMGVDVEIKSGIGPVIDNPYRTMEDVERLKPLNPDDISYVFETIRLLRERLEVPLIGFSGAPFTLASYMIEGGPSKSYHRTKALMYAEPDVWNALMEKLGDMVITYATAQAEAGIQAFQLFDSWVGTLSRKDYVRYIKPTTERIFTELRKLDIPLIMHGVGASHLVEEWQDQPLDVVGLDWRLSIQEARDRGITKAVQGNLDPSFLLAPWPVIEAKVKEILDEGMKQPGYVFNLGHGVFPEVDPSVLVKLTAFIHDYSREKMGGKSL
- a CDS encoding ammonium transporter, with product MEDILYYMDTLFVLIAALLVLTMQLGFGLLETGTLRAKNAGHVAVKQIISLSVAALAFWAVGFGLSFGDGTRWFGTEGFFMNGSFTSLDWANVSIDIKFLFQLSFVAVALAIAWGGFAERAKLSAYVLFGIFFVAILYPIVARSVWAGGLLGSMGMQDFAGSAVVHLQGGMAALMATIILKPRRKTESLAGHNHVLTVVGGLVLWLCWFGFNAGSTMSVADGFFGYVALTTMLATAAGALGALAIVMMHKKTADIPTIVNGVLGALVAITAACAFVEPWAAVVIGAVASIATYGTSILMAKYVDDPLCAFSVHGVAGIIGTLALGFFASPRLVEITGIGSAGLFYGGGLGQLGVQALGVLIAMVIAGGGSYAFLKLLDVTIGLRVTEEQEDIGLDIAEHGVSAYGEIETEPETPARLPKILGSSVSVMSPKK
- the hemG gene encoding protoporphyrinogen oxidase, whose product is MRNVTIVGGGITGLTAAFYAERYLPEDVTIKLVETSGRLGGKIDTFETGEFAVERGPDSYVFRKTAMTDLIHDVGLGDEIVRNGVGQAYVLHHDGLHPIPKQTVMGIPLDVDAFKDTTLLSEEEHAALRTMLLSPPDVEAPKTDVSLGLYLRERVGDPIVDRLIEPLLSGIYAGDIDKMSALSTFPQFIEGEKKYGNLYEGMRHLRPEQRVAEVGAKKVGQFASLKRGLKSLTDRLAERLERTEIVLNCSVEQVEEIEGGYRLLTNRGDIESDHLILTVPPRLIRQFLPKVDSDFLADMKPHATATCSLVFKQGDIKLPFVGTGFVTSQEAGVTITACTFIDQKWPHAVPEGYHVLRVFLGRPGADDIVDASDEEIVATALRDLGGLMTIKASPIETVVSRLRDGLPPYAVFHSDRVRALRAEMGRVYPGILLAGIAYDGIGMPDCIKSVHEQIKALAKEG